A single region of the Tachyglossus aculeatus isolate mTacAcu1 chromosome X1, mTacAcu1.pri, whole genome shotgun sequence genome encodes:
- the MADCAM1 gene encoding mucosal addressin cell adhesion molecule 1, whose protein sequence is MKHGMFLLLLLHLGWRCRGAPVQQGNPVQVTPAQPIVPFNGTIQLHCSTTCPGAQVQWKGLDTSLGNVLTHPGLSILTISSATISMAGLKFCNVNCQGKVYQNKLDLLVYSFPDTLRISPQELVPGQSARMVCSMSKVFPIPIFSWYRGDQKLEDLPQMNENEEQIEEELFDVESSWELAGEKVTEGPPFRCQVELRLNAEISLQKVISVELQTTPLRLSSPARRESEAPATLPPDTVKPPTSAPGSTPGCSQTTAPLKSQDPSMKLSPTHVNPLLELPSSTLPSSPSSSTTPSTLPPSTSSSCKPLVQLVQAPRAPGEPLELICQVACSPEYEVNWTRTPVDLEHYEQWKGGAQAKLRVQQAQLVHQGLYQCSLMTNSNQVTNANTLYFSMNLPPDPDMGALITLWTGGFLLGLLLIAFISHCLWKRYQAQG, encoded by the exons ATGAAACATGgaatgttcctcctcctcctcctccacctcggcTGGAGGTGCAGGG gagcTCCAGTTCAACAAGGCAACCCCGTGCAAGTGACCCCGGCCCAGCCCATCGTGCCCTTCAATGGCACCATCCAGCTTcactgctccaccacctgcccagGTGCCCAAGTGCAGTGGAAGGGGCTGGACACCAGCCTGGGGAATGTCCTGACCCACCCCGGCCTCAGCATCCTCACCATCAGCTCAGCGACCATCTCGATGGCGGGCCTCAAGTTCTGTAACGTCAACTGCCAGGGGAAGGTCTACCAGAACAAGCTGGACCTGTTGGTGTACT cctTTCCCGACACCCTTAGGATCTCCCCGCAGGAGCTGGTGCCCGGACAATCGGCCAGAATGGTCTGCTCCATGAGTAAGGTCTTCCCCATCCCGATCTTCAGCTGGTATCGGGGGGACCAGAAGCTGGAGGACCTGCCCCAGATGAACGAGAATGAGGAGCAGATAGAGGAAGAGCTGTTTGATGTCGAGTCTTCTTGGGAGCTGGCGGGAGAGAAGGTGACAGAGGGACCCCCATTTCGTTGCCAGGTTGAGTTGAGATTGAATGCGGAAATCTCTCTCCAAAAAGTTATTTCTG TCGAGCTGCAGACAACTCCCCTGAGGCTGAGCAGCCCTGCGCGCAGAGAGTCCGAGGCCCCCGCAACCCTGCCCCCAGATACAGTCAAACCCCCCACTTCAGCACCAGGCTCCACTCCTGGGTGCTCCCAGACCACAGCTCCCCTCAAGTCCCAGGACCCCTCCATGAAGCTGAGCCCCACCCATGTGAACCCTTTGctggagctcccctcctccaccctcccctcctccccttcctcctccaccactccctccaccctccctccctccacctcctcttcctgtaAGCCACTGGTCCAGCTAGTGCAAGCCCCGAGGGCCCCTGGTGAACCCCTGGAGCTGATATGCCAGGTGGCCTGCAGCCCAGAGTACGAGGTGAACTGGACCCGGACACCCGTGGACCTTGAGCACTATGAGCAGTGGAAGGGCGGGGCCCAAGCCAAGCTGCGGGTGCAGCAGGCCCAGCTGGTCCACCAGGGCCTGTACCAATGTAGCCTGATGACCAACAGCAACCAGGTCACCAACGCTAACACCCTCTACTTCTCCATGAACCTGC CCCCGGACCCTGATATGGGTGCCCTGATAACCCTCTGGACAGGGGGTTTCCTGCTGGGCCTGCTCCTCATAGCCTTCATCTCCCACTGCCTCTGGAAGCGCTACCAGGCTCAGGGCTGA